The proteins below are encoded in one region of Gemmatimonadaceae bacterium:
- a CDS encoding M20/M25/M40 family metallo-hydrolase, protein MPTTPRFALAALFLASTTAIAQLPIPSSNPRVRAALDILKTDNAWTLQQQVELTAIPSPPFKESKRGAEFKKRLEALGLKNIRVDTAGNVIAERRGLGNGPTVVIAGHLDTVFPEGTDVTVKHDGTKLRAPGIGDDDRGLAVVLAVVRAFEKAGVQTLGTVYFVGDVGEEGPGNLRGMRSLFSRDLKGKVDYFISVDDTGLGIASRAVGSYRYRISYKGPGGHSYGAFGIPNPIHALGRAIAGIADIQVPTNPKTTFNVGVIQGGTSVNSISGEASMEVDMRSEDAKSLADVDVKVQRIIRDALNAENARWTGPRAAAAKISLVVDTMGIRPTGGQADSARIVQTALAAGKALGFTSTTGASSTDANIPISLGIPAIRIGGGGNAEGAHSLGEWYDDGPTGYIGPQWAALLVAALAGVHSGVTP, encoded by the coding sequence ATGCCGACCACCCCTCGCTTCGCCCTCGCCGCGCTCTTCCTCGCCTCGACGACCGCCATCGCCCAACTCCCCATCCCGTCGTCGAACCCACGAGTCCGCGCCGCCCTCGACATCCTCAAAACTGACAACGCCTGGACGCTCCAACAGCAAGTCGAGCTGACCGCGATCCCCTCACCGCCGTTCAAAGAATCCAAACGCGGCGCTGAGTTCAAAAAGCGACTCGAAGCCCTCGGCCTCAAGAACATCCGCGTCGACACCGCCGGCAACGTCATCGCCGAGCGGCGCGGGCTGGGGAATGGGCCGACGGTCGTCATCGCCGGACACCTCGATACCGTCTTCCCCGAAGGCACCGACGTCACGGTGAAGCACGACGGCACCAAGCTCCGAGCGCCGGGCATCGGCGACGACGATCGCGGGCTGGCGGTGGTCTTGGCGGTCGTGCGCGCATTCGAGAAAGCCGGCGTGCAGACACTCGGCACCGTCTACTTCGTCGGCGACGTCGGCGAGGAAGGTCCGGGCAACCTCCGCGGAATGCGCAGCCTATTCTCTCGGGATCTCAAGGGGAAGGTCGATTACTTCATCTCTGTCGACGACACGGGGCTCGGCATCGCGAGCCGGGCAGTCGGCAGCTATCGCTATCGCATCTCGTACAAAGGTCCGGGTGGGCATAGCTACGGAGCATTCGGCATCCCCAATCCGATCCACGCGCTCGGGCGCGCGATCGCCGGGATCGCCGACATCCAAGTGCCGACGAATCCCAAGACGACGTTCAACGTCGGCGTGATCCAGGGCGGCACGTCAGTCAACTCGATCTCCGGCGAGGCATCCATGGAAGTGGACATGCGCTCCGAGGACGCCAAGTCGCTCGCCGACGTCGACGTGAAAGTGCAGCGCATCATCCGCGACGCGCTCAACGCCGAGAACGCGCGCTGGACCGGCCCGCGCGCGGCGGCGGCGAAGATCTCGCTCGTCGTCGACACGATGGGCATTCGCCCGACGGGAGGACAAGCCGACTCCGCGCGGATCGTCCAGACCGCGCTCGCCGCGGGCAAAGCGCTCGGCTTCACCTCGACGACGGGCGCGTCGAGCACTGACGCGAACATTCCGATCTCGCTCGGCATTCCCGCGATCCGCATCGGCGGCGGTGGCAACGCGGAGGGCGCGCACTCACTCGGCGAATGGTACGACGATGGGCCGACCGGCTACATCGGTCCGCAGTGGGCCGCGCTGCTCGTCGCCGCGCTCGCCGGAGTCCATTCGGGAGTTACGCCATGA
- a CDS encoding Ig-like domain-containing protein, with protein sequence MPGYSALAATGPITDIPEFHDCQKFIVPGIEGHPSQYQSLFAIFAAYKLDSIVGALSFDNTTWSSSNISVATVDASGRVTGVSPGTVVINATSTVAQNRRASLAVTVTTNAPPVKPVPVVAPGPGVSVRVGDSFSVAATLGAPTTTSLPVGEIYTYGAGYDALGIGPNFNCLFLYFDATGNLSAKVVNVGLPGSNGKACFDASNFNDQGRPLEVFRTPGLADSDYPPAARWDWDPVNNRQYIGIKCGAAWCEIGSRGARPFTVSAGHAPELASTITVPRVLGVKGWYDEQFLAVKDGSGQFVPSGLKGIVIPDPDLVSKHKGNFDQKWVHVAYVGLDTMTGAPEAAKYYKQKFNFDPVPAQLPLTHMNMLSMCYGTRSDCHVPSPPPAEGCGPEQKLPFIWFIKRVWVRLDAPSGGRPMYRCVTRRDHAAGLPPNGTNPATARFRWLALDETTWNYCEVAGCCEADGNQRSVGWQ encoded by the coding sequence GTGCCGGGCTACTCGGCGCTCGCCGCAACAGGTCCAATCACCGACATACCCGAGTTCCACGACTGTCAGAAGTTCATCGTTCCCGGCATCGAAGGGCACCCTTCGCAGTACCAATCGCTGTTCGCGATCTTCGCGGCATACAAGCTCGATAGCATTGTCGGAGCGCTATCGTTTGACAACACGACGTGGAGTTCGTCTAACATTTCGGTCGCAACCGTCGACGCAAGTGGACGTGTGACGGGTGTCAGCCCCGGTACCGTCGTCATCAATGCCACGTCAACGGTCGCGCAAAATCGCCGGGCGAGCCTGGCGGTCACCGTGACGACGAACGCTCCACCAGTGAAACCGGTACCCGTCGTCGCACCAGGACCCGGCGTTTCTGTCCGCGTCGGCGACTCTTTCTCCGTCGCGGCGACCCTTGGTGCACCAACGACGACGTCATTACCCGTCGGGGAGATCTATACGTACGGGGCGGGTTACGACGCACTGGGAATCGGTCCGAACTTCAACTGCTTGTTTCTCTACTTCGACGCGACAGGAAACCTGAGCGCGAAAGTAGTCAACGTGGGATTACCCGGATCGAACGGCAAAGCCTGTTTCGATGCTAGCAATTTCAACGATCAGGGAAGACCGCTCGAAGTATTCAGGACGCCAGGACTAGCGGACAGTGATTATCCCCCCGCTGCTCGTTGGGACTGGGATCCGGTGAACAATCGGCAATACATCGGGATCAAATGCGGAGCCGCATGGTGCGAAATCGGCAGTCGAGGGGCCAGACCCTTCACCGTCTCGGCTGGCCATGCACCCGAGCTGGCATCGACAATAACCGTTCCTCGCGTCTTGGGCGTGAAAGGCTGGTACGATGAGCAGTTTCTCGCCGTGAAAGACGGCTCTGGTCAATTCGTACCATCGGGACTCAAGGGAATCGTGATTCCCGACCCCGACCTGGTCTCAAAACACAAAGGAAATTTCGATCAAAAATGGGTCCACGTTGCGTATGTCGGACTCGACACGATGACCGGTGCGCCAGAAGCAGCCAAATACTACAAGCAAAAGTTCAACTTTGATCCGGTTCCCGCTCAGCTGCCGCTGACCCACATGAATATGCTCTCTATGTGCTATGGCACGCGGAGCGACTGCCATGTCCCGTCGCCTCCTCCCGCCGAAGGTTGCGGGCCCGAGCAGAAACTGCCTTTCATTTGGTTCATCAAGCGAGTCTGGGTCAGATTGGACGCGCCCAGCGGGGGCAGACCCATGTATCGCTGCGTCACTCGCCGAGACCACGCGGCCGGTCTGCCGCCAAACGGTACGAACCCGGCAACGGCCCGGTTCCGTTGGCTTGCTCTTGATGAAACGACGTGGAACTACTGTGAAGTTGCCGGCTGTTGCGAAGCCGACGGCAACCAGAGATCGGTTGGTTGGCAGTGA
- a CDS encoding ATP-binding cassette domain-containing protein, translated as MIALRLVNSRVGGFRLTDITFEVSAGGYGVVIGPAGAGKTTLLETIAGVTHATSGQIILRGEDVTTLAPERRRLGIVYQHAYLFPHLTVRENVEYGAASADDADDAADRFGVEPLYDRAVASLSGGERQLVAIARAVAARPEVLLLDEPFSALDPRTRGTTRRQLRATYFERGFTVLQVTHDFAEAGVLGDVAIVLDGGRVVQKGDPADVFHRPVSPYIADFLGVENVFAGTARPIRTEAPDWRDAAKNQFAELPVAFTTGNLTFYALGDVVPGPAHAVIRAEEVSLSAELSMSSMQNQFRGRIVEIVPAGALSKVTVEASGTPIVAAVTARSVRELSLDVGREIVAGFKATAVHLC; from the coding sequence ATGATCGCCCTCCGACTCGTCAATTCGCGCGTTGGAGGGTTCCGGCTTACGGACATCACGTTCGAGGTCTCCGCCGGCGGCTACGGGGTCGTCATCGGCCCAGCGGGGGCGGGGAAGACGACCCTGCTCGAGACGATCGCCGGCGTGACGCACGCGACGTCGGGGCAGATCATCCTGCGTGGCGAGGACGTGACGACGCTCGCGCCCGAGCGGCGGCGGCTCGGCATCGTCTATCAGCACGCATATCTGTTCCCTCATTTGACGGTGCGCGAGAACGTCGAGTACGGCGCGGCAAGCGCGGACGACGCCGACGACGCGGCCGACCGATTCGGCGTCGAGCCGCTCTACGATCGCGCGGTCGCCTCGTTGAGCGGCGGCGAGCGCCAGCTCGTGGCGATCGCGCGCGCGGTCGCGGCGCGGCCGGAGGTCCTGCTGCTCGACGAGCCCTTCAGCGCGCTGGACCCGCGCACGCGCGGCACGACCCGTCGACAGCTTCGCGCGACGTATTTCGAAAGAGGATTTACAGTTCTGCAAGTCACGCACGATTTCGCCGAAGCGGGGGTGCTCGGCGACGTGGCGATCGTGCTCGACGGCGGGCGGGTGGTTCAGAAGGGCGACCCGGCCGACGTGTTCCACCGCCCGGTGTCCCCGTACATCGCCGACTTTTTGGGTGTCGAAAACGTCTTCGCGGGCACGGCGCGCCCGATCCGGACCGAGGCGCCGGACTGGCGGGACGCGGCGAAGAACCAGTTCGCCGAGCTGCCGGTGGCGTTCACGACCGGCAATTTGACGTTCTACGCCCTCGGCGACGTGGTCCCCGGCCCCGCGCACGCGGTGATCCGGGCGGAAGAGGTATCGCTTTCGGCTGAGCTCTCGATGTCGTCCATGCAGAACCAATTCCGTGGACGAATAGTGGAGATCGTTCCCGCCGGCGCGTTGAGCAAGGTGACGGTGGAAGCCAGCGGCACGCCGATCGTGGCCGCGGTGACGGCGCGATCTGTCAGGGAGCTTTCACTCGATGTGGGTCGCGAGATCGTCGCCGGGTTCAAGGCGACGGCCGTTCACCTCTGTTAA
- a CDS encoding DUF4403 family protein translates to MRRTTTRPIGFAPPLLSLLLFFAVVASLTGCDRRSSANDTSRADSEFTIPPPAPPETSRFSVPLDYDFSAILRVVERAVPKTFGSIDSVRQAGDDDHRHYAFQADRSPFTAFADGRLVHLQATLDYQVRGWFKPIIGPTISAGCGKDPKNRPRLVIEMATPLTLTDNWHLASHAQIVRVEPASTLPQDHCDVSLLHKDITPRVVEAARLGIIDHLPDIDKKVAEVDLRNRFVEWWGLLERPIRLTDGVWLSLGPGRLAMGRVRGTGHTLRVPVTLAASPRIITSVDTPRVERVSLPPLGRDTSANGFRIQMDGVVGYDAATKAVARALEGKSFTTSGRTVRIDTTIVTPASLGRLAFTVAFSGDAHGRLRFLGTPVYNAKKREVLVPDLDYDLTTDDKLINTYAWLKADDLRAMFRQRAKFSVSEAIDKGKEMLLMGLNRTIGDAMTLGATVDSVAVKGLYVTKNGLIVRGVATGQAHVAVRQR, encoded by the coding sequence ATGCGCCGGACGACGACGCGGCCGATTGGATTCGCCCCTCCGCTGCTTTCCCTCCTCCTCTTTTTTGCTGTCGTCGCATCCCTGACGGGGTGCGACCGTCGTTCGAGCGCGAACGACACGAGCCGGGCGGACTCGGAATTCACGATACCGCCGCCGGCCCCTCCGGAGACCTCGCGGTTCAGCGTCCCGCTCGACTACGACTTCAGCGCGATCCTGCGCGTCGTCGAGCGGGCCGTGCCCAAGACGTTCGGCTCGATCGACAGCGTGCGACAGGCCGGCGACGACGATCATCGTCACTACGCATTCCAAGCTGACCGCAGCCCGTTCACGGCGTTTGCCGACGGCCGTCTCGTCCACTTGCAGGCGACGCTCGACTACCAGGTGCGCGGCTGGTTCAAGCCGATCATCGGACCGACGATCAGCGCGGGTTGCGGCAAAGATCCGAAGAATCGGCCGCGGCTCGTCATCGAGATGGCGACGCCGCTCACGCTCACCGACAACTGGCACCTCGCGTCGCACGCGCAGATCGTCCGCGTCGAACCCGCCTCCACGCTGCCGCAGGACCACTGCGACGTGAGTCTCCTGCACAAGGACATCACGCCCCGCGTCGTCGAAGCCGCGCGCCTCGGCATCATCGACCACTTGCCGGACATCGACAAGAAGGTTGCCGAGGTGGATCTGAGGAATCGTTTCGTCGAGTGGTGGGGTCTGTTGGAGCGGCCGATTCGACTCACCGACGGTGTGTGGCTCTCTCTCGGCCCGGGCCGGCTCGCGATGGGACGCGTGCGCGGCACGGGCCACACGCTGCGCGTTCCGGTTACGCTCGCGGCGTCGCCGCGCATCATCACGTCGGTCGATACGCCGAGGGTCGAACGCGTCTCACTGCCGCCGCTGGGACGCGACACGTCGGCGAACGGCTTCCGGATCCAGATGGACGGCGTCGTCGGCTACGACGCGGCGACGAAGGCGGTCGCCCGCGCGCTCGAGGGAAAGAGCTTCACGACGAGCGGCCGCACGGTGCGCATCGACACGACCATCGTGACTCCAGCCTCACTCGGCCGCCTCGCCTTCACCGTCGCGTTCAGCGGCGACGCGCACGGTCGTCTCCGGTTCCTCGGCACGCCGGTCTACAACGCGAAGAAGCGCGAGGTGCTCGTCCCCGATCTCGACTACGACCTGACCACCGACGACAAGCTGATCAACACCTACGCCTGGCTCAAAGCCGACGATCTCCGCGCCATGTTCCGCCAGCGCGCGAAGTTCTCCGTCTCCGAGGCGATCGACAAGGGCAAAGAGATGCTCTTGATGGGCCTCAACCGCACGATCGGCGACGCCATGACTCTCGGCGCCACGGTCGATTCAGTGGCGGTGAAAGGGCTCTACGTCACGAAGAACGGCCTGATCGTGCGCGGCGTAGCCACCGGCCAAGCGCACGTCGCGGTGCGTCAGCGTTAG
- a CDS encoding serine/threonine-protein kinase → MASQTPPSGTFAGRYTIERELGRGGTATVFLAHDTTTSTSVALKVLHRELVESVAADRFLREFRMNAGLRHPHIAPILNSGQFGADLFLVMPHMESGSLRTRLDKERQLSVESVVDIVRAIGSALQHAHERGLIHRDVKPENILFSDKEAYLSDFGIARAVERVAGDSTTSSGIVRGTPAYMSPEQASGDHHFDGRSDQYSFACVVYEMLAGMPAFHGPTQESTIALRFRVPPREISAYRPGVSQAIERVIQKAMSLAPADRYSNMTEFVKAFDAAVTLPAASVRRVRTPRTPLLFAGLALVLALGWLTTRPGGWLEDIGIINPKLDTTIYIVVPVDSAALDASDALWSRLSRWSELTLVDRSVVAEAARQARGTTAQDRGHVVAASLRAGRYLRVRSARVRDSIEVSAALFDTRTDTRLIEKTLRFANFGAAAGLIDALADSMLFRSAVVRVPRPQGRGGTNFVSSRQAFLRGQAALEEGDFLRADSAFFTATRIDPGDAQALIWLANVRSWMRNWKEHSWGQLTRQATQAVALHGPVASSDSVLLIALVALDAERWQDACSDLSSLTNINPFDYAAWYGLANCLGRDKGVLRDPATSGWRFRSSYERALRAYEQAFRLRSSMLRGFGGRSLGSLEDLFFTRGMRYREGVAVAPDTGFFRAVPQWQRDSLAFIPLRGDQALQGPWPDAQALAVQRQRERFHAISQMWRAEAPTSVDAAEALAISLELLGDAGALDTMRLARTLASTPNDRLRIAASEVLLRVKFSVPSDTVGLYTARALADSLLRTHSPSEHAETQLLGSLAGLTGHGLLAARYAAAGGVIDGVPSAIAQSGPALLAGAAMGASCDTLRALEDAVESSVATLPGTAGSQIRAEWLMRAAALAFPDCRLRTLSTAAQSHPHPDAQTELLVALGGNADAIRNGLAKLSRVRSTFRPAEIRMEGLLPGAAAFASIGDTQRAIDWLDPTLKVLRLSASQNLANVVQTGSLVRIMALRARLAERQGDTATARTWAKAVVILWSGGDPFLRSTLQEMERLAR, encoded by the coding sequence ATGGCTTCGCAAACCCCACCTTCGGGTACGTTCGCCGGTCGCTACACCATCGAGCGTGAGCTCGGGCGGGGCGGGACGGCGACTGTTTTTCTCGCGCACGACACGACGACGTCGACGTCGGTCGCGTTGAAGGTATTGCATCGCGAGCTCGTGGAGAGCGTCGCGGCCGATCGTTTCCTGCGCGAGTTCCGCATGAACGCGGGGCTTCGCCATCCGCACATCGCGCCGATTCTCAACTCGGGGCAATTCGGCGCCGATCTGTTCTTGGTGATGCCGCACATGGAAAGCGGCTCGCTTCGCACGCGACTCGACAAGGAGCGTCAGCTCTCGGTCGAATCAGTGGTGGACATCGTGCGCGCGATCGGCTCGGCGCTGCAGCACGCGCACGAGCGCGGATTGATCCACCGTGACGTGAAGCCCGAGAACATTCTCTTCTCGGACAAAGAAGCGTACTTGTCGGACTTCGGCATCGCGCGCGCGGTGGAGCGCGTGGCCGGCGACTCGACGACGTCGTCGGGCATCGTGCGCGGCACGCCGGCGTACATGAGCCCCGAGCAGGCGAGCGGCGACCATCATTTCGACGGCCGCAGCGACCAGTACTCGTTCGCGTGCGTGGTATACGAGATGCTCGCCGGGATGCCGGCATTTCATGGGCCGACACAAGAGTCGACGATCGCGTTGAGGTTCAGAGTTCCGCCGAGGGAGATCAGCGCGTACCGGCCGGGCGTGTCGCAGGCGATCGAGCGGGTGATTCAGAAGGCGATGTCGCTCGCGCCGGCGGATCGCTATTCGAACATGACGGAGTTTGTGAAGGCGTTCGATGCGGCGGTGACCCTACCTGCTGCCTCGGTGCGCCGAGTGCGCACGCCCCGAACACCGCTCCTTTTTGCCGGGCTTGCGTTGGTGCTAGCTCTCGGTTGGTTGACGACGCGCCCCGGCGGATGGCTTGAAGATATTGGAATTATCAATCCCAAACTAGATACCACGATCTACATCGTGGTTCCGGTCGACTCGGCCGCGCTCGATGCTTCGGACGCGCTGTGGAGCCGACTGTCCCGTTGGTCCGAGCTGACGCTGGTCGACCGCTCCGTCGTCGCAGAGGCGGCGCGCCAGGCTCGGGGCACGACCGCGCAAGACCGCGGGCATGTCGTGGCAGCCTCGCTTCGCGCGGGGCGATACCTGCGTGTAAGGAGCGCGCGTGTACGAGACTCTATCGAGGTTTCGGCGGCGCTCTTTGATACTCGGACCGATACCCGTTTGATCGAAAAGACGTTGCGATTCGCGAACTTCGGAGCGGCGGCCGGGCTTATCGACGCGCTCGCTGATAGCATGCTGTTCCGCAGCGCCGTCGTGCGTGTGCCGCGGCCCCAAGGCCGCGGTGGGACCAATTTCGTTAGTTCGCGGCAAGCCTTCCTTCGCGGGCAAGCGGCACTTGAGGAGGGAGACTTCCTCCGCGCCGACTCAGCGTTCTTTACCGCGACCCGAATCGACCCCGGCGACGCCCAAGCATTAATCTGGCTGGCGAACGTGCGCAGCTGGATGCGCAACTGGAAGGAACACTCCTGGGGTCAACTCACGCGACAGGCGACCCAAGCCGTCGCACTGCATGGGCCGGTCGCGTCATCGGACAGTGTCCTCCTGATTGCACTCGTCGCCCTGGACGCTGAACGATGGCAGGACGCCTGTTCCGATTTGTCGTCGCTGACAAACATCAACCCATTCGACTACGCGGCGTGGTACGGATTGGCCAATTGCCTGGGGCGGGACAAGGGGGTTCTGCGCGATCCCGCTACCTCTGGTTGGCGATTCAGGTCGAGTTATGAGCGCGCGCTGCGCGCATACGAGCAGGCGTTCCGACTTCGGTCTTCAATGTTGCGCGGATTTGGCGGCCGCTCGCTCGGCAGCCTTGAGGATCTTTTTTTTACTCGCGGCATGCGCTATCGGGAGGGCGTCGCGGTCGCGCCAGACACTGGATTTTTTCGGGCCGTGCCGCAGTGGCAGCGCGATTCGTTGGCGTTCATTCCGTTGCGAGGGGATCAAGCCCTTCAAGGGCCGTGGCCTGATGCTCAGGCTCTTGCCGTGCAGCGACAGCGAGAGCGCTTCCATGCCATTTCTCAAATGTGGAGAGCAGAGGCTCCGACGAGTGTCGATGCGGCTGAAGCTCTCGCCATCTCGCTCGAACTGCTCGGCGATGCGGGGGCGCTCGACACGATGCGTCTCGCGCGAACGCTGGCGTCGACGCCGAACGACCGGCTCCGAATCGCGGCCAGTGAAGTCCTGCTGAGAGTCAAGTTTTCGGTTCCGTCCGACACAGTTGGCCTGTACACAGCGCGCGCCCTCGCTGATTCGCTGCTCCGGACACACTCGCCATCCGAGCATGCCGAAACGCAATTGCTTGGCAGCCTGGCCGGATTGACTGGCCACGGACTCCTCGCGGCTCGCTACGCCGCCGCGGGAGGGGTCATCGACGGCGTGCCATCCGCCATTGCGCAGAGCGGCCCCGCGCTTCTGGCTGGTGCGGCGATGGGCGCCTCCTGCGATACACTGAGAGCCTTGGAGGACGCAGTCGAGAGCAGCGTCGCAACCCTGCCCGGAACGGCGGGAAGCCAGATCCGGGCGGAATGGCTGATGCGCGCAGCCGCACTCGCGTTTCCTGACTGCCGACTGCGAACGCTGTCGACGGCGGCTCAATCGCATCCGCACCCGGATGCGCAAACCGAGTTGTTGGTCGCACTCGGCGGCAACGCCGATGCAATCCGGAACGGGCTCGCGAAGCTTTCGCGCGTACGGTCCACCTTTCGACCGGCGGAGATCAGAATGGAGGGCCTCCTTCCCGGGGCGGCCGCATTCGCTTCGATCGGGGATACTCAGCGCGCGATCGACTGGCTTGATCCCACGCTCAAGGTGCTTCGTCTGTCCGCCTCTCAGAATCTGGCCAACGTGGTGCAAACGGGGTCGCTCGTCCGAATCATGGCACTACGCGCGAGGCTCGCCGAGCGCCAAGGCGACACTGCAACGGCGCGTACTTGGGCGAAAGCCGTGGTCATCTTGTGGTCGGGTGGCGACCCCTTTCTGCGTTCCACTCTTCAGGAGATGGAGCGCCTAGCGCGCTAG
- a CDS encoding M20/M25/M40 family metallo-hydrolase produces the protein MIKRSYLAALLIAAPALAQQPSRSDYHALGRAILRELIETNTTASAGNTTVAAEQLQVRFKDAGFAPEDDQVVGPTPKNRNLVVRYRGSGAHKPVLLLAHLDVVEAKRDDWTYDPFVLTEKDGYFYGRGTQDVKGGAAMLVAALLRMKQEKIVPDRDFILALTAGEEGGMPYNGVQWLIANQRPLIDAEYVINVDAGGGELENGKHTLFDVQAAEKVFHSVSLTAKNPGGHSSLPRKDNAIYELAKALERVGAYEFPAKPNDVVKKYFMQASATVAPQVAADMRAVAAGTATPAAVARLSTTPLYNALMRTTCVATMLNGGHAPNALPQTATALVNCRMLPGDDPAAVEQALVRAIGDTGVHLAPIDTARPSPASPLRPDVFSAVEASVNAVWGKVPVVPIMETGATDGLFLRNAGVPVYAFSGLFIATNDVRAHGKDERILVTAFDDGLDFTYDFLKRITR, from the coding sequence ATGATCAAGCGATCGTATCTCGCCGCGCTTCTGATCGCGGCACCGGCGCTCGCGCAGCAACCGTCGCGCTCCGACTACCACGCGCTCGGCCGCGCGATCCTCCGCGAGCTGATCGAGACGAATACCACGGCGTCGGCGGGCAACACGACGGTTGCCGCCGAACAGCTGCAAGTGCGCTTCAAGGACGCGGGGTTCGCGCCCGAAGACGACCAAGTGGTCGGGCCGACGCCGAAGAATCGAAACCTCGTCGTGCGCTATCGCGGCAGCGGAGCGCACAAGCCCGTCCTGCTGCTCGCGCACCTCGACGTCGTCGAAGCGAAGCGCGACGACTGGACGTACGACCCCTTCGTGCTCACCGAAAAGGACGGGTACTTCTACGGACGCGGCACGCAGGATGTGAAGGGCGGCGCGGCCATGCTCGTCGCCGCCCTCCTGCGGATGAAGCAGGAGAAGATCGTCCCCGACCGTGACTTCATACTGGCGTTGACCGCCGGCGAAGAGGGCGGCATGCCCTACAACGGCGTTCAGTGGCTGATCGCCAATCAAAGACCTCTCATCGACGCCGAATACGTGATCAACGTCGACGCGGGCGGTGGAGAGTTGGAGAACGGCAAGCACACGCTGTTCGACGTGCAGGCGGCCGAGAAGGTCTTTCACTCCGTATCGCTGACGGCGAAGAATCCGGGCGGCCACAGCTCGCTGCCGCGCAAGGACAACGCGATCTACGAGCTGGCCAAGGCGCTCGAGCGCGTCGGTGCCTACGAGTTTCCGGCAAAGCCGAACGACGTCGTGAAGAAGTACTTCATGCAGGCGTCGGCCACGGTCGCGCCTCAGGTGGCTGCCGACATGCGCGCGGTCGCCGCGGGAACCGCGACGCCCGCCGCGGTCGCCCGCCTCAGCACGACGCCGCTCTACAACGCGCTGATGCGCACGACGTGCGTCGCCACGATGCTGAACGGCGGCCACGCGCCGAACGCGCTCCCGCAGACCGCGACCGCGTTGGTGAACTGCCGCATGCTTCCCGGCGACGATCCCGCGGCCGTCGAGCAGGCGCTCGTACGCGCCATCGGCGACACGGGCGTTCATCTCGCGCCGATCGACACGGCCCGGCCCAGCCCCGCGTCGCCGCTTCGCCCCGACGTGTTCTCCGCCGTCGAAGCGTCGGTCAACGCCGTGTGGGGGAAGGTGCCGGTCGTGCCGATCATGGAGACCGGCGCGACTGACGGGCTTTTCCTGCGCAATGCCGGTGTGCCGGTGTACGCGTTCAGCGGCCTGTTCATCGCCACGAACGACGTCCGCGCCCACGGCAAAGACGAACGCATCCTCGTCACGGCGTTCGATGACGGCCTGGATTTCACGTACGATTTCCTGAAACGCATCACGCGATAG